One Oryza brachyantha chromosome 3, ObraRS2, whole genome shotgun sequence DNA segment encodes these proteins:
- the LOC102717226 gene encoding probable nucleoredoxin 1-2, translating to MAELTTADAGVATILATAGRDFLLRNSGDQVKISSIEASTVAIYFSASWCPPCRRFTPKLIEAYNELVSQGKSFEVVFVSSDRELEAFNNYFAKMPWLAVPFSDSEGLAGLKKRFKVRGIPHLVILDAKSGEVYTKDGVELVDDYGIEAYPFTTEKINELKEQEKAAKDNQTIHSVLGTPTRDYLISNKGDKVPISDLEGKYVGLCFVVNGYGPVVQFTSLLTKIYEKLKEVGEKFEVVAVSLDGDEESFSESFAAMPWLAIPHGDKVCEKLARYFELRGLPTLVLIGPDGKTLNNDVAEIIDEHGTDAWEGFPFSAEKLEILAEKAKAKAESQTLESLLVTGDLDFVLGKDEAKVPVSELVGKTVLLYFSAKWCPPCRAFLPKLVDEYNKIKEKHNDFEIIFISSDRDQSSYEEFFSGMPWLALPLGDERKQQLGKIFKIRGIPSLVAIGPDGKTLTKDAKTPLMAHGADAFPFTEEKLQELEKKIEEMAKGWPEKLKHGLHEEHELVLTRCSTYGCDACSEAGNSWSYSCKECDFDLHPECALREEEKKGEESAEAAPAGYVCEGDVCRKV from the exons ATGGCGGAGCTCAcgaccgccgacgccggcgtcgccacCATCCTCGCAACAGCCGGCAGGGACTTCCTCCTCCGCAACTCCGGCGACCAG GTTAAGATCAGTAGCATCGAGGCAAGCACCGTGGCCATATACTTCTCAGCCTCATGGTGCCCACCATGCAGGCGATTCACACCTAAGCTTATTGAAGCGTACAATGAACTTGTCTCCCAGGGAAAGAGCTTTGAGGTTGTGTTCGTTTCAAGCGATAGAGAACTAGAGGCATTCAATAATTACTTTGCAAAGATGCCATGGTTGGCAGTCCCTTTCTCGGACTCCGAAGGTCTTGCTGGCCTTAAGAAACGGTTTAAGGTCAGAGGTATTCCACACCTTGTCATCCTTGATGCAAAATCTGGTGAAGTTTATACTAAAGATGGAGTTGAACTTGTGGACGACTATGGTATAGAAGCTTACCCTTTTACAACAGAGAAGATCAATGAATTGAAGGAACAGGAAAAGGCTGCAAAAGATAATCAAACAATTCATAGTGTGCTTGGTACACCCACACGCGACTACTTAATTTCGAACAAGGGAGATAAG GTACCCATCTCCGACCTCGAGGGCAAGTATGTTGGTTTGTGCTTTGTGGTGAATGGCTATGGTCCAGTTGTTCAATTTACTTCATTGCTTACTAAAATATATGAGAAACTCAAAGAAGTCGGGGAGAAATTTGAAGTTGTAGCTGTATCGTTGGACGGTGATGAGGAATCATTCAGTGAGAGTTTTGCAGCCATGCCTTGGCTTGCCATTCCTCATGGAGACAAGGTGTGTGAGAAGTTGGCTCGTTATTTTGAGCTTAGAGGCCTGCCTACGCTTGTCCTGATTGGTCCTGATGGGAAAACACTGAACAATGATGTTGCTGAGATAATTGATGAGCATGGCACAGATGCATGGGAAGGGTTCCCTTTCAGTGCAGAGAAGCTGGAAATTCTTGCTGAGAAGGCAAAGGCTAAAGCAGAATCACAGACATTGGAGTCCCTTCTGGTCACTGGTGATTTGGACTTTGTCCTTGGGAAAGATGAAGCAAAG GTTCCTGTATCAGAACTTGTTGGGAAGACTGTTCTCCTATACTTTTCAGCCAAATGGTGCCCCCCATGCCGAGCCTTCCTGCCTAAACTGGTCGATGAATACAACAAGATCAAGGAGAAGCACAACGATTTTGAGATCATCTTCATTTCTAGCGACCGGGACCAGAGTTCCTACGAGGAGTTCTTCTCTGGCATGCCATGGCTTGCTCTTCCTCTGGGAGACGAAAGGAAGCAACAGTTGGGTAAGATCTTCAAAATCAGGGGGATCCCTTCGCTTGTCGCCATCGGTCCCGATGGGAAGACGCTGACCAAAGATGCGAAAACCCCACTGATGGCCCACGGCGCCGACGCGTTTCCATTCACCGAAGAGAAGCTTCAGGAGCTGGAGAAGAAGATCGAGGAGATGGCGAAGGGGTGGCCTGAGAAACTGAAGCATGGTCTGCACGAGGAGCATGAGCTCGTGCTGACTCGCTGCAGCACGTACGGCTGCGACGCCTGCAGCGAGGCGGGCAATTCGTGGTCCTACTCGTGCAAGGAATGTGACTTCGATCTGCACCCGGAGTGCGCTCTGCGggaagaggagaagaagggagaggagagtgCTGAGGCTGCCCCCGCTGGGTATGTGTGCGAGGGAGACGTCTGCAGAAAGGTGTAA
- the LOC102712154 gene encoding SPX domain-containing protein 5-like yields the protein MKFGKRLKRQIEESLPEWRHHFLNYKELKRRVNAVVVSSSPDPDPAFLALLHAEVDKFNAFFLEREEDFVIRQRELQELIQNSAAAPAEMGRVRKEVVDLHGEMVLLLNYSSINYTGLAKILKKYDKRTGGVLRLPVIAGVLQQPFYATELLSKLVRDCEAMMDAVFPLVPAADAAATREADRDALAAAEAQQSIFRNTVAALLTMQEVRSSSSTYGHFSLPPMTPLPDFDWLQQSVQPPPPSPLIPT from the exons atgaAGTTCGGGAAGCGGCTCAAGAGGCAGATCGAGGAGAGCCTGCCGGAGTGGCGCCACCATTTCCTCAACTACAAGGAGCTCAAGCGCCGTGTcaacgccgtcgtcgtctcctcctcccccgacCCGGACCCGGCCTTTCTcgccctcctccacgccgaggTCGACAAGTTCAACGCCTTCTTCCTCGAGCGGGAGGAGGACTTTGTCATCCGCCAGCGG GAGCTGCAGGAGCTGATCCAGAATAGCGCAGCGGCACCGGCGGAGATGGGGCGCGTGCGGAAGGAGGTGGTGGACCTGCACGGCGAGATGGTGCTGCTGCTCAATTACAGCAGCATCAACTACACCGGCCTGGCCAAGATCCTCAAGAAGTACGACAAGCGCACCGGCGGCGTGCTCCGCCTCCCGGTCATCGCCGGCGTCCTGCAGCAGCCCTTCTACGCCACCGAGCTCCTCTCCAAGCTCGTCAGGGACTGCGAGGCCATGATGGAcgccgtcttcccgctcgtccccgccgccgacgccgccgccaccagggAGGCCGACCGcgacgccctcgccgccgccgaggcccaGCAGAGCATCTTCCGCaacaccgtcgccgccctgCTCACCATGCAGGAGgtccgcagcagcagctccaCCTACGGCCACTTCTCCCTCCCGCCCATGACGCCGCTGCCGGACTTCGACTGGCTGCAGCAGTCcgtccagccgccgccgccgtcgccgctcatCCCCACCTAG